DNA sequence from the Manihot esculenta cultivar AM560-2 chromosome 11, M.esculenta_v8, whole genome shotgun sequence genome:
ACATACAACCTAATTTATATtatctataataaaaaaattgaaactctaacaatttataagaatttatcatATAAAATCTAAAGTATATTACtaacaaatattatattaaaatcataaaataaatacacattatatactaattttatatcagcaataattattttaaataattaaatattacactttaaattaataaataaaaattaagttagaAGATATAATATTTGATGTCAAGATATTTGAgactttttctttaattataagGATTTATAGTCATttggtaattttattttttattataagtttCTTATTTTAGAAATGATTtctatttctattaattttattcataaatttgCTAATTGTGTAATTCATGCATTTGCTCGAATTAGCCATAGTATTTCGAGTCTGATTGATATTTTTTCTCACCTCCTAATTATATTTttgaattgatatttttttttaattaaaaaaattaaatttcattaaacttCAAGAACAATAAAGtacatgaataataaaatttaagaaataaatctaattaaactttttatactTTTGTTTAAGAGGCAAATaagttcagtttaattttttttagccaattaaagttttatatttttgtttaaaaactaaataagttTCAgacataatataaatttttttaataattaaatattattttttataatttgaaatatcaaaaatttatattttaattaacttaaaaattaaaaaatacattaattatatttagttctaaatataattttgatggaattaaaattaagaaattaaaatatttaattctaaaaacTAAGGCACACatccattaattatataatattttataatctaAAACGTAATCCattttagaaatataaaaatgaaattttcttataaaaatattttattattaaaaaataatattttattattaaaataataatattatattaaattatgacttatttaaccattaaataaaaatataggacttaattgataaaaaaataaattggatttatttaactcttaattaaaaatataaaaatttaattatacttattttcataaaactaaaactcaacaaataaaaaaaagatgttAGCAAAAGGACTTGGGCTTGAAGATATAAACCGTAGGTGCACATGGGTAGCCGAGGTAATGAAAAATTCAGAACAAGCTTTAACCACCGCTGCTCAACTTTGCAACACCAACCAATTTAGCAAAGGAATCCAAGACCACCACCATAGTAGGACCAAAGCTGCAAATCTCAATATGAAAAAGATAGATTCTCTGCATCAATCATTTTGGGATAACAAGTTCCGTTCAAGAAAAACGATAACAAACCCAAGGAAGAGTATCCAGACATTAATCTCCATATCTAAATTTTTTCTTCAAGCTGGATCTATGTTACCTATTGTTAGGACCTTCCAAAGCCGATAAAACTATATGCAACCAGAGAAAAATAAGAATTCATACTTATATAAACTGATAAGTAATTTCAAAGCCTATACAATCcaataattttctattatatttataattataaaatttttgattaATTAACTGATAGAATTTTCTATCAATTAGTCAATATCAGCtgaatttttaagaaatactataataaattttatctttttataacaACATAATCAAatgtatattaaaattaaaaaatttaaatattaaaatattataatagctaaaaaaatttctttttattattattatttaagtcATAGTCATATTGCGTCTCAcccaaaaatttattagtatctcacctttaaaaaataatttaaatattaataatttttttaaaataaattaaaatttaataactacgataaataataattaaaattcacgtgaaaattaaatatttatctaCTATTGAAAACTAAAtaccaaataaattttattttttatttaatttaaaaagctaattataaactaaattttgatgtttaaatataaaaatttcaaaataatatttcaataatgttttgtgtatgtttgataacaaacaattaattttggtgttttaattttaattatagttaatatattataaattatttaaaaaataattaaaattttgagagataattaataaagatttaaaatttattataatgattatttttttttttttataaattcttaaaagagtcgataaaaattttaagaaaaataaataagtgaaATGTGTAAATCGCACAGCGTTAAGTGTTACTGATTCCAAACGCAGGAAGCAACGCACACCAGTCGGTATATCCTAACTGGTTAGTTTTTTTTGCATCTGGTGAAGAACATAATCGCAAACACTTTCTGGGGATCCAACATTTCTGACTTCCTAGAGCCTTTGAACAATTCAATCTGCAAAATTCTCCTTCCGCCGCAGAAACTGCTGTAAATTTGATACAGTTCTTGTAGCTCCATTTGCTATTGATGATCTCTGCACAATCGATCTGAATTTCGTATTCTGGGATACTGTTATAGATTGTGAAGATAGATTTATCGAGTGTTGCAGCGTAATGGACAAGAAGTTTAGCGCCGAAGATCTGTCGACTATCGGAGGAATTGCTACAGTTTCGCttcttcattctttcattccaaCGCATTGGCTTCCCTTCTCTATCGTTGGCCGCGCTCAGAAATGGACTCTTTCCAGAACCCTCCTTGTCAGTATGTAACCACCTTTGCCTTTCACTTTTCATTTATAATTGTGCATTCGGCATCTCAGATCTGGTTTAAAACGTAATCGTTTTTGGGTTTTGTggaatttaaaatgtaagaggAACTTGAATCTTGTTTTCTTTAGCATGGTTATGTTTAGTGGGAAATTTGTTTTTTAGTCATTTTGTTCAAGGCTCATTGTAATGGGTTCTAATGGTTTGCTATCTTTCGTTTGAATTTGATGGGTATTTCAGCATTCGTTTCAGGGATTGGTTATGTCAAGTGCAGTGCCATTAGAATTAAAAccttattattcaattttatgtACGGAAAGAAAATTTGATGTCTTTTGGGTTTCGGTTCCGCCAGTTTTTGCTGTGGTCCACATGAGGAGAGGTCTTAAATTATGCCTTCAATTTGGATGGCTCTGTGATAGATTGTAATACTAAAGAAACTTGATtcgcttttttccttttttggccGAAGAAACTTGATTCACTGTGTCAGCATTTTCTACATTGCTTAGTCTTGAAAAGTGCGTCCCTATTCTCATTATCTTCTAATTTTTCTTCCACAGTCTGGCGTGCGTGGAATTTGATCAGCGTGTCTCTACCAGTGTGTTTTGTATATGTATGTGGCAGGTGCATGGAGTATAAATTTACTCGTTTATGCATGTAGATTTAATATGGCATATTTAATTTTGctatattaattgaataatttgatCTATAATATCTAAATTCAAATAAATGCTTCCAGTTTTTGCTATAGGAAGATGCTCTATGTTTTGAGTTCATTCAATTCTGATTGGTTGACACTAATCTGACCTAATAGCATGCTGAAGTCAAACCATTAGGTCATGCTGTTGTTGATGGATTTGTTGACCATGTGAAACTAGAACAGGAAGCTGAATATTGATTCGCATTCTCTTTCTCAAATATTCAAACTTGTAGGGTAACAAGCATATCCTTCattctttcttctttcctttATGCAGCGGCACTTGGAGCGGTTTTGCATGTGTTTTCCACTTCAATTCTTGGTATAACAGCAGTAACCATGGCAAATACAATTGCTGGAGAAGAAACTGTTCACAAACTTGCTTCACTTTTGCTTGTATTTCTCGGTGGTAGTTATGTGTTACTATTTCTCTCTGGAAAGGGTGGACACTCTCATTCTCACAACCAACCCATGGAGAAAATGGCTGTTGCAGGACTGGTTCTTGTACCTGCATTATCTCCCTGTGCAACTACACTTCCTGTTTTTCTTGCTGCTGGGAATTCATCCTCTATGATGGTGCTTGCTATCATAGTGCTTCTATTTAGGTATTGATGAAGCCATTTAGAATTCTGAtagttatttttcattttacattattcatttattctttttttttttcaatttttgcaTATGGAAGCAGAGACAATCTGCATTAATTGTGGATGCCTCCTTAACACCTCATCTTGGTAGGCCAGTGTAAACATGATAACATAAATCTGTATATAGGTATGTGCATGTGCTATTAGGGAGTTCTTCTAGTTGATAATTTCTAATTAACCACTTTTAGAATTGTGCAGAAttgttataaatttaaagtatagACGGACCATTACTTTCTTACTATTTTGaactttttttgtaattttttttgtgCACTTGTTACTTTTTGAGGGTGAGCATTAATGCAAAATAAGATATTTGATTTTGGAGTTCAAATTATGGAAACAACCTCCTAGAGCTGGCTTTGGAGGAAGTTACACGCACTAAGACACCACacccctttttacttttgttGCTTTTGCTTTTCTTGGTTCCCTATTTCATTCATATCCAAGTGGCTCTTAAAGTTGCCTCTCTCTTATAAAAGCTGAGTTCGCTGTGTTAATGATAGTCTAATGCAGGATTTAAATAAGTGGCTTCATAACATCAGCTATTCTAGATTAATTAGTTGGCTATTTCTCCTCTCAATGGTAAATGGTTAGGTGAAGGTGCCTACACTCATAGCAGTCTGGATTTTCCAGTTTACAAGACAACTTGTAAGGTTCTCCATTTTGACAATTCTATGCTTGATTCTATAGTTAAAATGATATTGTCAGCTAACAGCATGAAATTTTGTGTGTTAAGAAACAAAGTGTGCTACCTAAGTTTATTGAATTCCTTTTTCAGCAATCACTATTGTAATCTTGCATAGATGTCAATATAGGACAT
Encoded proteins:
- the LOC110626585 gene encoding uncharacterized protein LOC110626585 isoform X4, with amino-acid sequence MDKKFSAEDLSTIGGIATVSLLHSFIPTHWLPFSIVGRAQKWTLSRTLLVSILACVEFDQRVSTSVFCISALGAVLHVFSTSILGITAVTMANTIAGEETVHKLASLLLVFLGGSYVLLFLSGKGGHSHSHNQPMEKMAVAGLVLVPALSPCATTLPVFLAAGNSSSMMVLAIIVLLFSRDNLH
- the LOC110626585 gene encoding uncharacterized protein LOC110626585 isoform X5 produces the protein MDKKFSAEDLSTIGGIATVSLLHSFIPTHWLPFSIVGRAQKWTLSRTLLVSILACVEFDQRVSTSVFCISALGAVLHVFSTSILGITAVTMANTIAGEETVHKLASLLLVFLGGSYVLLFLSGKGGHSHSHNQPMEKMAVAGLVLVPALSPCATTLPVFLAAGNSSSMMVLAIIVLLFRDNLH
- the LOC110626585 gene encoding uncharacterized protein LOC110626585 isoform X1 gives rise to the protein MDKKFSAEDLSTIGGIATVSLLHSFIPTHWLPFSIVGRAQKWTLSRTLLVSILACVEFDQRVSTSVFCISALGAVLHVFSTSILGITAVTMANTIAGEETVHKLASLLLVFLGGSYVLLFLSGKGGHSHSHNQPMEKMAVAGLVLVPALSPCATTLPVFLAAGNSSSMMVLAIIVLLFSTITVMTSLVALSFYGASQLKFHWVERYDKLLVGSVLCLVGILTLIFHDHDHDHDGDGGFSGERLHRKIVVL
- the LOC110626585 gene encoding uncharacterized protein LOC110626585 isoform X6, whose amino-acid sequence is MDKKFSAEDLSTIGGIATVSLLHSFIPTHWLPFSIVGRAQKWTLSRTLLVSILACVEFDQRVSTSVFCISALGAVLHVFSTSILGITAVTMANTIAGEETVHKLASLLLVFLGGSYVLLFLSGKGGHSHSHNQPMEKMAVAGLVLVPALSPCATTLPVFLAAGNSSSMMVLAIIVLLFR
- the LOC110626585 gene encoding uncharacterized protein LOC110626585 isoform X2; protein product: MDKKFSAEDLSTIGGIATVSLLHSFIPTHWLPFSIVGRAQKWTLSRTLLVTALGAVLHVFSTSILGITAVTMANTIAGEETVHKLASLLLVFLGGSYVLLFLSGKGGHSHSHNQPMEKMAVAGLVLVPALSPCATTLPVFLAAGNSSSMMVLAIIVLLFSTITVMTSLVALSFYGASQLKFHWVERYDKLLVGSVLCLVGILTLIFHDHDHDHDGDGGFSGERLHRKIVVL
- the LOC110626585 gene encoding uncharacterized protein LOC110626585 isoform X3, producing MDSFQNPPCHLACVEFDQRVSTSVFCISALGAVLHVFSTSILGITAVTMANTIAGEETVHKLASLLLVFLGGSYVLLFLSGKGGHSHSHNQPMEKMAVAGLVLVPALSPCATTLPVFLAAGNSSSMMVLAIIVLLFSTITVMTSLVALSFYGASQLKFHWVERYDKLLVGSVLCLVGILTLIFHDHDHDHDGDGGFSGERLHRKIVVL